The following DNA comes from Cellulophaga sp. HaHa_2_95.
TCAATACGGGTCGTATCTCCGTTTTGAATAAAATCTGGATTGTAGTAGTTCCCTTGATCCACAATTATTTTCCAATCATCAAAACCTTCTGGATATCCATGCAAGTGCCACTTACCAAATAAAGCAGTTTGATATCCGGCCTGTTGCATCATCTTTGGCAATGTGGGCTGACTACCCTCAAAATGATCTCCGTTTTGCCTAAAACCGTTCATATGACTATGCTTCCCCGTTAATATTACCGCCCTACTAGGGCCGCAAATAGAATTGGTGACATAACTATGCTTAAAAAGCGCGCCATTCTCCGCAATCCTGTCAATATTAGGAGTGGGTGCTATTTTACCTATAGGATGACCATAAGCGCTAATGGCCTGCATAGCATGATCATCTGACATGATAAATATAATATTTGGCCTTTTCTTCTCTTTATTTTTTTCCTCATCAGCACAAGATGCCAACCATAAAACTAGAAAAGAAAAGACCAAATATTTCATTAAAATACTATTAGTTCAAGCTAAACGTAGCGGTTAAGGTAGCCTCTGAATTAGTCCCCACATAGATTTCAAAATCTCCGGGCTCTGCAACAAATTCTAAATTGGCATTATAGAATTTCAAATCTTCAGGCGTTAGCGTGAGGGTTACCTGTTTAGTTTCTCCTTTTTTAAGCATTACTTTTTTGAACCCTTTCAACTGTTTTACCGGTTGCGTAATGCTTCTTACCACATCTTTAAGGTATAGCTGCACCACTTCTTCCCCATCAAAATCGCCCGTATTTTTAACATTTACGGTAACGGTCAGGGGCTCATTTTGGTTTATTTGAGCAGCGTTTACTTTTAAATTACTATACTCAAATTCGGTATAACTTAATCCGTAACCAAAAGGTAACAAAGGTGTGTTTGGAGCATCTAAGTAATTAGATTTAAACTTTTCAAATTCGACCGTTGGTTGCGGTCTACCTGTGTTTTTTATACTATGATAGATAGGAATCTGACCCACATTTCGAGGCCAAGTAGCGGTTAATTTACCAGACGGATTGTAATCTCCGAACACCACATCTGCAATGGCGTTCCCTGCCTCTACACCAGGAAACCACACTTGAAGAATACTAGCCGGTAAAGCAAGCTCTTCTTCTAAAACCAAAGGCCTACCACTCATTAAAACAAGCACCAAAGGTTTCCCCGTTGCGACTAAGGCTCGTATCAATTTTTTCTGACTTTGAGGAATTGAGATGTCTGTTCTACTAGAAGATTCTCCCGTAAACTCAGTGGCTTCACCCACAACAGCTACCACCACATCTGCTTCTTTTGCTAAAGCTACAGCTTCAGCAAGCATAACTTCCGCACTGCGTTTATCTATAGTTACGCGTTCTCCAAATACATTAATTTTCTTGGCAAGTGCAGCGTCATCCGTAATATTGGCTCCTTTGGCATGAGAAATTATTGCATTAGGAGCTACATTTTTAAAACCTTGAAGAATAGAAACAGAGAGTTGCGGATCTCCAGTAGGTGCCCATGTACCTAACATATTGTCTTTACTATTTGCTAAATCGCCTATTAAAGCAATTTTGGCATTTTTTTGAAGGGGTAAATTTTTAGATTCGTTTTTAAATAATACGAATGATTTTTTTGCAGCCTCTCTTGCTAAAGCTCTATTTTCATCTTTCAGAATATCTTTAGCAGGTCGTTTTTTATCTATGTATTTATAAGGATCATCAAACAGCCCTAAATTAAATTTAGCCTCTAATATTCTACGGCAAGCAGTGGTAATTTCCTCCTCTGTAACTTTTCCTTCTTCCAGCGATTTTTTTAAGGTGGTCAAAAAACCTTCGCCCACCATATCCATATCTAAACCTGCCTTTAATGATAAAGCAGATACGGCTTGTAAATCTCCTAAACCATGAGCTATCATTTCATTGACAGAAGTATAATCTGAAACCACAAAACCGTTAAACTTCCAATCATCTCTCAGTAAATCTGTTAACAACCATTTATTTCCAGAGGCAGGAATACCGTCAATATCATTAAAAGAACTCATAACACTACCCACACCAGCATCTATCGCTGCTTTGTATGGCGGTAGGTATTCATTAAACATTTTGAGTCGGCTCATATCTACAGAATTGTAATCTCTACCTGCTTCTGCAGCTCCATAAAGGGCAAAATGTTTTACAGTTGCCAACATGGTATTCTTGGCCATAAGGTCTTCACCTTGATACCCCGTCACCATTGCTTTGGCAATCTGAGAACCCAAATAAGGATCTTCCCCGGCGCCTTCAGAAATTCTTCCCCAACGAGGATCACGAGAAATATCAACCATCGGAGAAAAATTCCAGTTAATTCCGTCGGCAGTAGCCTCTAATGCCGCGATCTGTGCTGTTCTTTTCATTAATTCCATATCCCAAGAAGACGCTAATCCTAAAGGAATCGGAAAGGTGGTTTTATAGCCGTGAATAATATCAGATCCAAAAAAAAGAGGGATTCCTAGACGTGTTTTTTTTACGGCAAAATCTTGTGCTGTCTTAATTTTCTCAGGTCCAGAAATTCCGAATAAGCCCCCAACCTGACCGGCTTTAATTTTTTCCTCTACATTAGAGCTTACCACAGAACCTGTAGCAATTCCGCCACCTGGAGTAACCAAGTTTAACTGCCCAATTTTCTCCTCAATGGTCATCTTTTTTAATAATGCCTCTACTTCTGGAATTGTACGCTGTGCTTGTATTGAAGGAGCTGCAAAAAATGCGGCTAGCGCTAAAATATGTAAGACTTTTAATTTCATTTTTACTATGCTATTTAAGATTGTAACTGACTTATTTTTTTTGTGCAAATAACCAAGGGAGTAATTCTGGCTCTGCGAATGCTGAATCCCAACTGTTATGATTAGCCTCACTATAAATGGTAACATTTGGATGCCCCCCATAGGCTATGATTTTCGAAGCCATTTCTAGGGATAATTTTGGATCTACAACATCATCTTTAGCGCCATGGAAAATCCACAAAGGCACTTTCTTTGCAAATTCTTCAGAACCTTTCTCATCACCTCCGCCGCAAATGGCAATTGCTGCCGCAAACGTTTCTGGCTTTCTATGCAAAATTTCGTAGGTGCCCATTCCCCCCATAGATAAGCCCATGACATATATTTGATCTTCTTTCACAAAAGGTTTTCCTGCCAACTCATCTACTAATTGCATCACCATATGCATGGCCTGTGTTGGTTTTCTATGGTATTTAAATTTCAAAGAAACAGGTCTTGATTTTCTATTCACCTTAGCATTTGACCAATAATCTTCTTTTGGGCATTGTGGGAAAACAATAATTGCAGGGTAGTTTTCTAAACTTTCTTCACTGGCAAATAATGCACTACCATGGGTTAATTGCGTTTCATTATCTGCACCACGTTCTCCTGCTCCATGTAAAAAAAACACGATAGGATATTGATTGGTATCTATGAAGTCTTTGGGATACATAATGCGATACTTTAGCGTATCTGCATCTTGAATAAAACTTTCTTTCTGATAGTTTTCCTCTTGTGCTTGTGCATAAAAAGCAACAAACAAAAAAAGCGCCGCGCAAGCTAGTTTTTTAATTTCCATAGGTGAATCCTAATTTAGTTAAGCCGACTTGTACCTCATCATTCTGCATGAATAACTGCCAAAGCAAACCGGTTCTATAATTTTCTATCATGATAATTTGTGGTCCTTGATCTATCGCTAGATAGGCATCAGCCACCCAATTGTATTGCGGACTAAAAGCATCATAAAAACCAGCGGTTCCTAAGAGCTCCTCTTTTTTTCCGTAGAAGTAATGTAATGCTTGTAAAGATTCCTCAGGAGTATATACTATTGAACTAATTGCAGCCGTAGGAGAAATAACGCCTAAATCATTGTTAGGTGCATGAGCTGCATATCCTAAGCTACCATCGGTATTTCTAGAATAGCTCGCCGTTAAACCCCAACAATCTTCGCCGTAGTCCTTGTAATTTCTAGGATTAGCAATAGCATAATTATAATTAATTTTACTATGATTAATACTAACCTCGCCATAGTTGACATAGGCGTCTGCAAGGCCATTTGGGTTTAATCCTAAAAAGGAATAGTGTGAGAAAAAAAGCGGACCTCCTAATTGTTCTGCCCCAGCGTGGTTCACCAATAATGGGAATCCATAAGCACTATTGGAAGACCTAAACGTACCGTTAGTAGCCCATCCGCCATCATATACAGATTTTGGTATGCTGTAATCAGGAGAGGCTGCGGCTAATACATAAGAAATTAACGTTTCGTTATACCCTTTCAAAGCGAGGTTAATAGCAAATCCGTTCGCGGGACTCCAATGCCAAAACAAGGCCTCTTCTTCCTGTGTATACCAATTCCATTCCACACCTTTCCAAAGTTCGTCTGCATTATTCGCTAATGCTTGTTCTGCTTCAGAGCCGTCTTTAAAGTATTCTTTTACACAGATAAGTCCTTGTACTAAGAAAGCCGTTTCTACTAAATCTCCACCGTCATCTAGCGCACTAAAAGGCTTTACTTTTCCTGTATTCCCATCTACCCAATGCGGCCAGGCACCGTGAAAACGATCTGCTGTATCTAGAAAAGCAATAATTTTAGTTAAGCGATTTACCGCATCTTCTCTTGATACATAGTTTCGTTCAATACCCACTAAAATTGCCATTAAACCAAAACCTGTACCGCCAATAGTTACCGTATTTGCATCATTATCCGGATCATTAGGATGGTATCTTTCTTTTGCCCCTCCAGAACTTGGATGTGCATAATCCCAAAAATATTTAAACGTTGTTTCCTGAGTAATATCTAATAACTCCTCATCTGTGATTGAAATAACAGGTTCTTCTGGAGTTACTGGAGTTTCCGGTAATTCTGATACCCCCGTAGGGCCTTGAGAATCACTTTTGGAACAAGAAAAAACAAGAACTAAAAAAGAAGATAAGAGAGTATATTTTATGTAATTCATCTGGGTAAAATAAAAGTCTTAAAAACAAATAATAGTTAGCACTGGAGCTCCTTATAAATTTAACACTTATTCTTTGGGCATCACATAGGTAAATTCCAAAGCATTTAAGCCTTTATGTACATCTTCATTTTTCATGAAATAATACCATAACATGCCACTTCTGTAATTTTCTATCATTACTGGAATTGGTCCTTGGTCTATGGCTAGATACCTAGGTAAGCTCCAATTATCTGTTAGGCTATACGCATCATAAGGGCCATATTTTCCTATAAGACTATCTTGTTCTGTATATAAATACCTTAAGAATGCTAAACTCTCTTTTGGAGTATATGGCATAGAAGATAAGGCTGCTGTAGGCGAAATAACTCCTAAATCATTATCTGGACGGTGACCAGCATATCCATTCATAGAATAACTAGAGGTAAATCCCCATGCTTTTTCACCGTATCCTTTAAATTTATTTGGATTAGCAACGGCATGCTTATAATGAATCAAAGCATGATTTTGATTCAGTTTCCAATAATTTCCATACTTATCTGATAAGCCTTTTGGATTTAGCCCTAAGTATGAATAGTGTGCCCAAAATAAAGGCCCTACTGGCGACTTATCATGCTCATAATGATTTAATTCTGTTTCTAAACCATAATAGGTTGTATCCTTGGCTATATTCCCGTTGGATGCCCAACCCTGATCATACACTTCTTTTTTAATAGGATGTGTTGGTGATGCTGCCCCTAAAATATACATGATTAAAGCTTCATTATACCCCCCTACTGGAAAGTTCATATCCCAACCATGGTTTGGAGACCAATGCCAATACAATACATTTTCACCTTTAGTATACCAATCAAATTCTACTTCTTCCCAAAGTTTTTGAATACGTTCTCTAATGGCTAATTCCTTATCATTAGATAAATTGAAATATTCTTTAGCCGTTAGCAATCCCTGAATCAAGAAAGCTGTTTCTACCAAATCTCCTCCATCATCTTTGTTACTAAAAGGCGCTGTTTTTCCTGAAGGCTGCAACCAATGAGGCCAAGCTCCATGAAAACGATCTGCCTTCTCTAAAAAGCTCAGCATTTTTTCATACCGCGCTATAGCTTGTTCTCTGGTGATAAAACCTCTTTCTACCCCTACAAGAATAGCCATTAAGCCAAAACCAGACCCTCCAATAGTAATGATATTTCTATCATGAGACGGATAAATACTATCTAAATGAATACGTTCTCTTGCTAAACCGGAGGTTGGTTCTGCACCCTCCCAGAAATAGTCAAAAGTTTGTCGCTGTATTTTGTCTAATAATTCATTGTCAGAAATTGTAGCTTCTTCTTTTTCTGAAGTCTTTATTTCTTTTTCATTCTTAGCCTTGCGGCCATTGCATCCCTCAACTACAGATACAACAGCCACTAAAACTAAACTCACTATCACCTTTACTAAAATCTTCATATGCACTATCAATGTATATTGTTATCGCTTTTACAAAAGCGCTCTAAATCTACTTTTATGGGGTAATTATTCTAATTCGCATTCATCACTGCGGTTACTTGCTCTGGAGTCAAAGCTTTATTGAAAAACCGCAATTCATCAATATAGCTAAGATCTGCACCATGACCCCATTCTGTAAATCTTGGCGCACCAGAACCTATAGAAACCAAATCGCAGTTGGCCCAACTAATTCCTGTTTCTGCGTTAGCAACGGCTACACCGTTAATATATACCACAGTGGTTGTCTCTGAGATTGTAAATGCTAAATGCACCCATTCTCCCGCCGCTGGATCAATATCTGCTGCTGTACCTCCGTCTGCCCATTCCTCTCCATCACCATTTCCAACATTAAGTTTAATACGTTGTAGGCCGTCTGCATTCTCCCTTAACAATCTAAACCCACTTGTACGCAAGTTTTGAATTTCCGGATAACCGGCATTTTCTGTATCTGGAGGGCCTACGGTTAGAATACCCGCTCTATCTGGAGTATCATTTACTTTATACCACATTGCAGCACTAAATTCTGGAGTAGTTAATCCTGTTGTTGGCACTGTCAAATACGAATCTATTGCTCCTGCATAGGCGTTGTCACCAACTTTAGCCTCGCCTGCAAAACCTGCACTACCAACAATTGCAGCTTCATTAGTACTAAATAAATCTATATGATCACCATCAAATGGCATGTAAAACATTTCCCCATCAAAAGTACCGGTGTATGTATTTGGACCTACGCCAGAATCATCTTGAATAATAGTTTCAATTTCTGCTTGAGAAAGCGATTTATTAAAGATCCTCAGTTCATCCATAAAACCTAAATCTGATTTATGATCCCAACCACTAAAATTAGGAGCACCAGACATAATAGATAATACCTCTACATCCGTCCAATCTATACCATTGAAAGGTACTTGCTGCACCAATTGCCCATCAATATAAACACTAGCCTCAGTGCCTGACACGGTAAATGCCATATTCACCCATTTACCAGCAGAAGGATCTACGTCTGCTGCCGCACCACCATCTACCCAGGTATTATCTGCGCCTGTTCCAGCGTTTAATTTAAAACGCTGTAAACCGTTGGCATTCTCTCTAAAAAAACGATACCCTGAAGTTAATACGTTCCCCCCTGAAGCATCTAATGGCGGACTCATAGCTAACAAACCTGCTCTGTCCGGAACTGCATTTACTTTCGTCCAAAAGACAGCACTAAATTCTTGTGTTTTTAAATCTCCTGCTGGAAAAGTCAAATACGAATCTATTGCTCCTGCATAGGCACTAGTTCCATTTAGCGCATCGTCTGTGAAACTTGGCGTACCTACTATAGTTGCAGATTGAAAGCTAATTAAATCTACATAATCACCATCAAAAGGCATGTAAAGTACTTCTCCATCATACTTTTTAACATAAGCAGGTACTTTT
Coding sequences within:
- a CDS encoding prolyl oligopeptidase family serine peptidase, giving the protein MEIKKLACAALFLFVAFYAQAQEENYQKESFIQDADTLKYRIMYPKDFIDTNQYPIVFFLHGAGERGADNETQLTHGSALFASEESLENYPAIIVFPQCPKEDYWSNAKVNRKSRPVSLKFKYHRKPTQAMHMVMQLVDELAGKPFVKEDQIYVMGLSMGGMGTYEILHRKPETFAAAIAICGGGDEKGSEEFAKKVPLWIFHGAKDDVVDPKLSLEMASKIIAYGGHPNVTIYSEANHNSWDSAFAEPELLPWLFAQKK
- the bglX gene encoding beta-glucosidase BglX gives rise to the protein MKLKVLHILALAAFFAAPSIQAQRTIPEVEALLKKMTIEEKIGQLNLVTPGGGIATGSVVSSNVEEKIKAGQVGGLFGISGPEKIKTAQDFAVKKTRLGIPLFFGSDIIHGYKTTFPIPLGLASSWDMELMKRTAQIAALEATADGINWNFSPMVDISRDPRWGRISEGAGEDPYLGSQIAKAMVTGYQGEDLMAKNTMLATVKHFALYGAAEAGRDYNSVDMSRLKMFNEYLPPYKAAIDAGVGSVMSSFNDIDGIPASGNKWLLTDLLRDDWKFNGFVVSDYTSVNEMIAHGLGDLQAVSALSLKAGLDMDMVGEGFLTTLKKSLEEGKVTEEEITTACRRILEAKFNLGLFDDPYKYIDKKRPAKDILKDENRALAREAAKKSFVLFKNESKNLPLQKNAKIALIGDLANSKDNMLGTWAPTGDPQLSVSILQGFKNVAPNAIISHAKGANITDDAALAKKINVFGERVTIDKRSAEVMLAEAVALAKEADVVVAVVGEATEFTGESSSRTDISIPQSQKKLIRALVATGKPLVLVLMSGRPLVLEEELALPASILQVWFPGVEAGNAIADVVFGDYNPSGKLTATWPRNVGQIPIYHSIKNTGRPQPTVEFEKFKSNYLDAPNTPLLPFGYGLSYTEFEYSNLKVNAAQINQNEPLTVTVNVKNTGDFDGEEVVQLYLKDVVRSITQPVKQLKGFKKVMLKKGETKQVTLTLTPEDLKFYNANLEFVAEPGDFEIYVGTNSEATLTATFSLN
- a CDS encoding LamG domain-containing protein, which encodes MKKLRYSLLALVAVLFIYSCDQGIDGITEVAPGVDATAPAIKINYPKEGIEVNVLAALADITIDFEVTDDIEVKEITVLLDDIEIGTFTSFKDYRRVLIDDLLYSGLEDGTHVLTISATDIEGKITTNSVSFEKVPAYVKKYDGEVLYMPFDGDYVDLISFQSATIVGTPSFTDDALNGTSAYAGAIDSYLTFPAGDLKTQEFSAVFWTKVNAVPDRAGLLAMSPPLDASGGNVLTSGYRFFRENANGLQRFKLNAGTGADNTWVDGGAAADVDPSAGKWVNMAFTVSGTEASVYIDGQLVQQVPFNGIDWTDVEVLSIMSGAPNFSGWDHKSDLGFMDELRIFNKSLSQAEIETIIQDDSGVGPNTYTGTFDGEMFYMPFDGDHIDLFSTNEAAIVGSAGFAGEAKVGDNAYAGAIDSYLTVPTTGLTTPEFSAAMWYKVNDTPDRAGILTVGPPDTENAGYPEIQNLRTSGFRLLRENADGLQRIKLNVGNGDGEEWADGGTAADIDPAAGEWVHLAFTISETTTVVYINGVAVANAETGISWANCDLVSIGSGAPRFTEWGHGADLSYIDELRFFNKALTPEQVTAVMNAN
- a CDS encoding glucoamylase family protein produces the protein MKILVKVIVSLVLVAVVSVVEGCNGRKAKNEKEIKTSEKEEATISDNELLDKIQRQTFDYFWEGAEPTSGLARERIHLDSIYPSHDRNIITIGGSGFGLMAILVGVERGFITREQAIARYEKMLSFLEKADRFHGAWPHWLQPSGKTAPFSNKDDGGDLVETAFLIQGLLTAKEYFNLSNDKELAIRERIQKLWEEVEFDWYTKGENVLYWHWSPNHGWDMNFPVGGYNEALIMYILGAASPTHPIKKEVYDQGWASNGNIAKDTTYYGLETELNHYEHDKSPVGPLFWAHYSYLGLNPKGLSDKYGNYWKLNQNHALIHYKHAVANPNKFKGYGEKAWGFTSSYSMNGYAGHRPDNDLGVISPTAALSSMPYTPKESLAFLRYLYTEQDSLIGKYGPYDAYSLTDNWSLPRYLAIDQGPIPVMIENYRSGMLWYYFMKNEDVHKGLNALEFTYVMPKE
- a CDS encoding glucoamylase family protein; protein product: MNYIKYTLLSSFLVLVFSCSKSDSQGPTGVSELPETPVTPEEPVISITDEELLDITQETTFKYFWDYAHPSSGGAKERYHPNDPDNDANTVTIGGTGFGLMAILVGIERNYVSREDAVNRLTKIIAFLDTADRFHGAWPHWVDGNTGKVKPFSALDDGGDLVETAFLVQGLICVKEYFKDGSEAEQALANNADELWKGVEWNWYTQEEEALFWHWSPANGFAINLALKGYNETLISYVLAAASPDYSIPKSVYDGGWATNGTFRSSNSAYGFPLLVNHAGAEQLGGPLFFSHYSFLGLNPNGLADAYVNYGEVSINHSKINYNYAIANPRNYKDYGEDCWGLTASYSRNTDGSLGYAAHAPNNDLGVISPTAAISSIVYTPEESLQALHYFYGKKEELLGTAGFYDAFSPQYNWVADAYLAIDQGPQIIMIENYRTGLLWQLFMQNDEVQVGLTKLGFTYGN